A stretch of DNA from Nitrospira sp. KM1:
AAAATCGCCGTGGTGAAAAAGATTCCCGTGGTCGAGACCCCTCCGCTGGCGAGCGCTCCGGCCCCGAGCGAACCGATCATGATTCCCGAAAAGACGCAGATGTTTTCGAACGCGATGACCGAACCGCGTCGTTCCGCCGGGGCGCGCCATTGAATCAGCGCGTTGAGCGGCACGAAGATCAATGCGCTTGAAAGTCCCAAGACCACCATCAGTGCGAGTGTGACGGCGAATGCCGGAGCGAAGATGCCGAGCGAAGAAAGGATGAGGGCGACGCCTGTCGCTCCCAGCGGGATCAAACCGTATTCGACACGCGATTGCGAAAGGCGACCGACGAGCCTTGCACCTAACCCGATTCCGATCGACAGCATCATCAACGGGAGGCCGGATTGCCAGTCGGAGACTCCCAGGACGGCCTTGGCATAGACCAGGATGTTTTGAGCGAACAGACTGGCAATCGTCCAAAAGAACACATTGCCCGCCACGGCCAAGCGCAGCATGCGGTCGGCGGCCAACGCCGACCAGGCTCCGTGCAGAGTGTCGAGAAGGCCGCCCGCCGCGCGTGCCGGTGGTACGGACGGAATGGTCCAAGCCGCCGAAAAGCCGATCACCGAGATGCCTGCCAGCACCAGCGGCGCCAGCCATGTCGAATCGCCGGTCAGGGACAGGAGGATTCCCGGAGCGGCGGTGCCGGTCAGGATGGCGAGAAACGTCCACATCTCCAGCCGGCCGTTTCCCGCCGCCAACTTCTCGTGAGGCACGAGTTCGGCAAGAATCCCATATTTTGCCGGACTGAAGAGGGCGCTGTGGATCCCCATTCCGGCCAGTACGACCAAAGGCAGGATTCCGCCGGCCGGATTGATCCATAGGGCCGCTGTCGCGGAGGTCATCAGCAGCATTTCGACGGATTTCATGAGAATGATCACCGTGCGCTTGCTGACACGATCGGCGAATACGCCGGCGAAGATCGAGACGAGTGCGAGCGGCAGCGTGAAGACGACGAACGCCTTGGTCGTCTGTGTTTGCGAAGCGGTTTCGAAGTCGGGCCCGGGCCCCATCGTGGAGGCGAGTTGGCGGATGGCCAACAACGCGACCATCAGTTTCCAGGCATTGTCGTTAAACGCGCCGCAGAATTGTGCGATCAACAGGCCGCGCAATCGTGAACCGTTCATGAATCCGCTCCGTATCCTGGAACCGGCAAGCCTTCGAGCGCCATGATCCTCAGCGCATTGGTGGTCGGGCAGGGACCGGGACGAAGACGGTAATCGAAGGCCAGGGCCCCCGCGGCCACGGTTTCCTGAAAGTGCGCATTCGTCAGCGACGGGATTTCTTTGTCCAGATCGGTGAGCTCGAGATCATGCGTGCTGACCAGACCAAATCCGTTTCCGGTGGAGAGAGACTTGATATAGGCGCGGCTCCCGATCAGGCGTTCCCGATTGTTGGTGCCCTTGAAGATTTCGTCGATGAGGAACAGCACCGGCGAGACGTTCTCCCGGCGGGTTTCATCCAGGATGGCTTTGAGGCGTTTCACTTCAGCGTAAAAGAACGATAATCCCGCATCAAGCGAGTCGTTCACGCGTATGCAGCAGGCCGGACGGCTCCACGACCATATGAACCGGTCGGCGCAGACCGGTGCGCCGGCCTGCGCCAGGCAGAGGTTGATGCCGATCGTTCTGAGAAACGTGCTCTTCCCCGACATATTGGAGCCGGTGATGAGTTGAATCGTTCCCCTTCCCGAGAGTTGCACCTCGTTGGTCACACGAACGCCTGGCGCAATAAGCGGGTGCCCCAGGTGGGACGCGGACAGTCCCGGGCTTTGCGAAGAAACCGGCCAGATATAGGCCGGATGCAAGTAGGCGAACGTGGCGAGCGCAGACGCGGCTTCGATTTCGGCCAGTCGATCCAGCCACACGGGCAGCTGCCGGCGAATGTCGCGCTGGATCTGGTCGAGTTGCCTCGTAAACCACAGATCCCATGGACACAACGCATTGACGGCGAGATGGACGAGAGGGTGCGCTTTGATGCTGATCGCATGTAACGCTCGTGCCGCCCGGCGAACATATTGCGAGGGTCGCGTTCCCGGCTGCAACAGCGAAGCGCAGGCTGCAGCCAGCGCCGATCCTTTCCGGCGGGCATGGCGTTCTATAAAAGCCAGCACCGTGCCGAGCCGTTCCATCTCATGGTGCAGACCGACGGCATGCTCGAGAAGTTCCTCCCCTTGGTCCGTTTGAAAATAGATCAAGGCGTAGAGGGCGAAGGAGAACATCCAGTAACCAGGCAGCCAGTTCAGCAGCGCCGCCACACCAAGAACTGCCGTTGTGAGCGCCAGAACACTTTGCATCGCAATGATCATCGTCAATCGTGGAAACCCGACCGGATGTTCCAGAACCGCAGCCAGGCGTTTCCCATTGATCTCCTGTTCGCCTGCGAGACGGGCTTCGAGAACCAGCCGGTCGCGAAAGAGCGGGCGAGATGCCAGTTCTTTGCAGAGCACTCGGCGGACATCCCAGGCTGCCGAAGATGGCGGCTGGATCAGCAGCCAGGAAATCAGCCGTTCGCGTCCCTGGTCCGACACGGTGCTGTCGATCAGATGCAGAAGAGAATGCCGGCCGGTGAGGTCCAGATCGCCGGCAAAGAGATGGGATGTCGCCTCAACCGGGGGCCGTTCAGGGATGTTCGACCAGTCCAACTCGGTCCGGGCGAGATGCACGCGTTTGATGGATTGCCATAGGCCGAGCCGGTGAATCCGCCGTTCGAGCCTGCTATGATAGGCGGCGACGACGAAAAAAACAGCGGCGAATCCGGCAAGCGAGAGATTGCCCGCATGGTACCAATCCGATTTGTAGAAGGCGATCGTGCACACGAGGCCTGTGAGGAAGAGCCCGAAACGCCATTTCGTGTAGAGGGAGCTGGTCTTGGTTCCGTGCGTGATGAGGCCGTTGATTCTGGTGATGAGACGTTGAAGTTGTTGAGACCGGGTCGGCGAAGCCATTTCTCGTTGGACCATACTTGGAAGGCCGTGATGTCGTCAATGACCGTGTGAGCCGAAAGTGATCGTGCAAGAACATTTCTCGCCGGGTCTATGCTCCCAGTGATATGTTCGCCCGAAGCTCGGGCGGCCACGCGAGGATTGGGTGTGTGAACGTATGTCTTCTGCTTGGATCGACGTGCAAATCAAGTCCGTGGCACAAGCCGACGAGCTGTTGGGATTGCTCGATGATCCCGATGTTCAAGGCGCATGGCAGGATGACGCGGGCATTCATGTGTATTGGCCGTTCGATCGGTGGTCGTCTCGGCATCTGGCGCGTCTTCAGCGGATTCTCAGGCAGATCAGCGGGAACGGAAGTCTGCCTGAAGTGCTGGTTGCTTCTCTGCCTCAGCAGGATTGGAACCGGCAGTGGGCAGAATCCGTCAAACCTCTGAGAATCGGTCGCCGCATTGTTATTCGTCCCAGTTGGGAACGAGTGCCGATCGATCCAGGCATGGTTGAAATCGTTCTCGACCCCAAGCAGGCCTTTGGCACGGGGCATCACCCGACGACGCGTCTGCTTCTGGAGTGGATGGAACAGCTTGCAGTCGGCGGACAATCCGTTTTCGATGTCGGAACCGGCAGCGGTATTCTGGCCATGGTGGCGTTGCGCTTGGGCGCGGCCAGGGCGGTGGCCATCGACAATGACCCGGTCGCGATCGAATGTGCGACTTCATATGGACGCGAGAATGGGTTCGGCGACGAACTGGATTTCGGATGCCGCACGCTGTCCGGCGATTGTACCTACGATCTGGTATTGGCGAATCTGGATCTCCGAACATTGGCTCAGTCGGCGGGCGACTTGGCCGGCTCGACCGGCCACAGGCTGTTGGTATCCGGGATCCTGGCCGACCAGCGGGCGGAGATCATCGATGTATTCTCACGCACCGGATTGTATTTTTCACAACAGCGTGAACTCGATGACTGGCTGGCGATCGAATTTTTACAGGGACAGAGTTGTGAGGGACCAGCATGACCGCGCACGGACAGCCGGGCCGGCCGTCCTATCCGCACGTGCATCAAGTCAACGTCTCGGATGGCGGAATACCCAAATATCCGGTGCCGGAAGCCATGGTCGGTTTCAACGGTCTCTCGGGAGACCAACAACACAACCGAAAGCTCCATGGAGGGCCTGAGCGGGCTGTCTGTATCTATTCCCATGATCTCATCGAGCGGCTCCAGAATGAAGGACATGTCATCGAAGCCGGATCGAGCGGTGAAAACCTCACGCTGAGAGGCCTCGCCTGGGAAAAGTTGTGCCCGGGATCTCGGCTCAGGGTCGGCCCTGAGGTGTATCTTGAGATATCCAGTTATTGCGAGCCCTGTAAATTAAACAGCCGCTGGTTCCACGACGGAGACATTACGAGAATTTTGCAGGAGACCAATCCGGGATGGAGTCGTCTGTATGCGAGGGTATTGGCCGGCGGCGTGGTTCGACCCGGAGACGCGGTCGAGCTTGAGGAGCCGGCTCATGAATCGGTCAGCGAATGCTTCGGAAAGGCCGTTCGATGATGACGCGTGTGCCGGAACCCGAGCTGATGGAAGACGAGGCACAGGTGCTGGCCTATGCCAAGGCGGATTTTGCAGAAGAGAATCAAGGATTCGTCGGGCTCTTCCGTGAGTACTTTCCGGATTTTCAAGCCGGGCATGTCTATGATCTGGGGTGCGGACCAGGAGATATTCCTCTTCGGCTGGCGAAAACATTGACGGCCTGCAGGGTGACGGGCATCGATGCGTCGGCTCCCATGATCAGGCTCGCTGAACAGGCCGCTCAGTCGGAAGGTCTGCAAGACCGGGTCAAGTTCCGGTGCGAACGGTTTGAGCAGTTGGCCGGCGCCAATCTGGCTGATGCCGTCATGTCGAACAGCCTCCTGCACCATCTTCCAAATCCGTTGCAGTTCTGGAACAAGATTCGGCAGTTGGTCAAACCTGGCTCGCCTGTGTTGGTCATGGACCTGCTGAGACCGGAGTCGGAGGAGGAGGCTCGCGCGATTGTCAATCGTTATGCCGCTGGTGAGCCGGAAGTCCTCAGGCGCGATTTCTATAATTCACTGCTTGCTGCGTTTAACGAGGATGAGGTGACGTCGCAACTCGCAAGAATGAATCTGACGAGATTACTCATCGACGTGATCGACGATCGGCACTGGGTCGTCGGAGGCATCATTCACTGAATGTCATGGTACCGACCGTCTGTCGGACGTCCCGCCACAGCTTTTGCCGGTTCCTCCCCGGGCTCACTTGGCTGCATTGGTGCATCCTGTCCATGCTTCCACTGATTTTCATTGACCGGGGAGTCTCCCATGCCCAGCTGGACCGTCTCAGAAAGTCGAGGCCGCCCGACGCGATGCCGGTCCCGGACGTGCCGATGGCCAGTGTCCCGGCCGGTACGTTCCTGATGGGGGCAGACGGCTCGGAGGCGCTGGAAGACGAACGGCCCGCGCACCATGTCTGGCTGGATGGTTTCTCCATAGATCTCTACGAAGTCAGCACAGCGCAGTACTCGGCATTTTTGGCGACGACACAACGCGCTGTTCCGTGGCAATGGGAATCCGTGAATCCGTCACGGCACGGCGACAAACCCGTCATCGGCGTCGATTGGTCGGATGCCGATGCGTATTGCCGGTGGAGAGGGAAAATGTTGCCTACCGAGGCGCAATGGGAAAAGGCAGCGAGAGGACAGGACAACAGGCTCTATCCGTGGGGCAACCAGGTCCCGAACTCGGACCTGGCGAATTTCGCATTAGGTGCCCGATTCAGTTACGATTTGGTGCTTATCGCGGTTGGATCATACGACAGCGGGAAGAGTCCGTACGGTGTCCATCAGATGGCCGGCAACGTGTATGAATGGGTGCAGGATTGGTATGGGGCGAATTATTATGAGTCGTCGCCTGATCGGAACCCCGCAGGGCCGGATCATGGCGAGTTCAAGGTTCTCAGAGGGGGATCGTGGTCCGATCTTCCCAAGTACCTTCTGACGTACGGTCGCTTTAAACTTCCGCCGGAGACCAGGAACAGCTATACGGGGTTCCGGTGCGCCAAAGCCTTGAACGATCCGCAGAGAGGCCCTTAAGGCAGGAGTCAGTAAACGCTCTTGCTCGCTTCCGCTGACAAAGAGCTCATATTGCCCGTATTGTCGTAGGCGGACAGCGCGAAGAAGTAGGTCTGGCCGGCTGGCAGATTGGAGATTGTAAAGGAGTTGACCCGGCCAATCGTAAATGGCGAGCCGGGATAATTGTAACGTCCCGAGGCTGTTCCGACGTATACCAGGTATCCCGAAAGGTCTGATTCGGATCCAAGAGTCCATGACAGGACCGCTTTCCCGGTAGTAGGCTTAGAAGACGAAGACGGAGCATTTGAAGTCGTCTGAGGATTTTTCGAGGATTGATTTCCTGGCGGCGGGGATACAGGAACGACGGACGGGGCAGGTGGCTGCAGGAGCCGTACGAATGCTTGGTTGCTGAACACGTTCATGGCTGATCTCGTACCTTGATACCGGCTTCCAGTATTACTGGCGGCTGCCGCAATCGGCGGGACGGCTGCCGTGGCAAGCGATTTCGCGGCTGAAACGGCTGAGGCCATGGTGAGGCCCGGCTGGGCCGGAAGTGCCGAGGGCATGATCATCCTAGCCGGCGAAGCGGTTTGAGCCATCAGGGTCGTTGATTGTCCCGTCTGAGATGCTGAATAAGCCCCTGTGTTGGCTCCTATAACCGGCGTTTGGGCCACCGACAAAGGGAGTGGATCTATTTCAGGGCGTCTGATCAGCCTTGTCTGCAGGGACGCTGAAGTGACCACAGGCGAACTGGTTGGCAATGGAGCCTGTGGTGTCGATATACCAGACGAGCGCCGGAGTAGAGGGTGCAGTTGGGCGGATTTTCCAGTTGCAGGGTTCGGTCGAGACACCAGACTGTGCCGGCGGCCAGATTCACCGTCCTGGGCTCCGGCAGCTAAGGGGTATAGCAGGTAATTGCAGCCAGCGGCCAACAATCCAATAAATACCGCGGTACGGTAGGGGGCGCTCTGACGTGAGAGGAACATGGGAATCTCTCGGCGGTATTGCGTGCGTCTGTTTACGCCCAATGCGCACAGCAATGACCATGCCTGCACCATTCGACACAGGCGCAGCCAACTTTGGAAAGCTAGGAACTGGAAATAACGGATTTCTTGATTCAAATTGATTGCCTGCCGCGTGAAAACTATGAAGGGCAACTTCTAAACGGACGAGGCGATGGAGGGAACTTCATGCGGGAAGTTCGAACCCGAACGTCGCTCAATCGAGGAGAAGGGCCAGCAGGAAGATGAAGTTCAAGGCGCAGAGAGCCGACAAATACAGTGTTCCACTTCTGTCTCTCAGCCAGGCCGTTTTCCATCCCTCGGGATAGAGCGTTTGCCGATCCGCATAGAGTCCCTCTTCATAGAACCCGAGAGCCTGCTCTAATTGTACGAGCACCTGCTTTGCCAGGCGGTGGCGCTCCTGCTGCTGGAGGATCAGGATGGAAAAAAGCCCGCTCCATACCAAGCTTGCCAATCCAAGGAGAAACGTTTCCGACGAGGTCAGGTGATGCTTTTGGGGACTCAATAGAAGCCCGCAGAGCATCGCGGTCAGCCCCACCGCCCCGAACGCGGTCAACTTCATCATCTGTTCACGGCGCCTGTACACTTCCTGTTTATAGATCGGATACAGGACGGTAAGAATCTGTTGTACACCTTCGATGATCATGGGGCAGCGTCTTTTATTTCGGCCTGTTTCCGTGTAGATGCGTATCGAGCCACGCCGTGATTGATGCCGTCATCGCGTTGAAATCCGCTGCATCTGTGAACCGGTGATTCGCATTCGGTAAGAGGTCCATACGCTTGACTCCACCGAGCGACTCGATCAGCTTTCTGCTTTGATGCAGGGGTATCAGTTCATCACGCTCGCCCTGCACGATCAAGGTCGGCACCTTGATGCCGGTGGCGGCTTTATAGGCATCGTGTTTTAGCGAGTCTTCGTAAAGATCGTACTTTAGCCGTACGCGGTCTCCCCCTCGCGCGAGAGGAGGCACCGTATCGGTGTTTTTCCATCGAACCAGTTCGTCAGGGCCAAATTCTAAGCGAAGCTCTTCCGCGAAGTCCACTACAGGGCATTTGAGGGCGAGGCAGGCCACGTCATCTCGTTGCGAGACGGTGAGGATTCCGACAAGTCCTCCGAAGCTGGAGCCTGCGAGGCCGATGCAACGATGACCCTGCTCGAGCACGTATTCCACGGCCGCCTCCGCCTGGGCTACGGCAAGCGAAACCGTAATGTTTTCCAGTAGTCCCTCGCTTTCTCCTTGTCCAAAAAAGTCGAACCGGCAGGTCGCAATTCCTCGCTCGCCCAGCAGGCGGGTCAGCGTTTTGTTCGTGGTGCTGTTCTTATCGGAAAGAAAGCCGTGGCATAAAATGACGATAGGGCTGCCGTGCTCCGATGGACGGCTGAGAACCCCTTCGATGCGGTGATGCCACCGATCATAGAACGTAACCCTATGTTCCATGACGGTCACTGTGGATGGATGTTGGGCGGCTGCCCGCCACTTGCGCGAGTTTCGCTGCAACGATCGTGAGACCTCCCAATAAAAGTCCCGCAGCCGACCAAGTGGCGATGCCGACCGGCAACGCTCCCAACGGCGTGCTCCATGTGAGCACGGCGGCAGTCGCCAGTGCCATGGTGCCGAAGCTGAGGCCGGCCAGCTGCAGGCCGCGCCACCGGTTCATGACGTGCTCCAGCTGTCCCAGATATGGCAGTCGCTTCTTTCTGTTGGGAACTTGTCCGGCAGCCAGATAAACGGGGAGACCACACGACATGGCCGCGCATGCTACGTTGACCATAAACCCCAGAAAGGCCAGGTGCGCATAGGCTGCGAGGTGCAAGGACCCGATCGGAAGCCATGGTTTCTCCGAAAGAAAATTGACGGCCATGAACAGGCCGGCCATGGACATGAGGAGCAAAAATATTGTTGAGAGGAATAGATGATCCGACGCGGCGGTGGCTGCCGCACTGGAGGCCTGTCGAATCTGAAACTGACTGAACGCATGCACCCCGGCTGCGAGCAAGACGATGCAGCCGCTCGCGAGTTGAACGGTCACGGACGAGGCGGCAAATCCGGCGACGAGGGCCGCCAAGCCGATTGTCATCAGGGCCATCATGACGTGGTTGAGCCGCGGACTCGGCCATCGGGTTTGCAAGATCGACGGTAACGTCGCTTGCGTGACGATGAGGCCGAGCACCGTAAAGAATCCGAACAAGGGTATATGGAGATGGAGGAGACGTATGTGCCCGCGATATTCCGGCATCCACCCAAATGCCATACCCGTTCCAATCAGCATGCCGATGAATAGCGCGCTCAACATGACCGCATGGACCCATGGCGGGCTCGTTATGGTCACGAGGGTTTCACGGATGTGATGCCACGCGGGGTTCACCGAACTCGCGACGATCGCCGTGAGGACGAGTCCGGCGATGCCGGCGAGTTGAAGCTGTCCGGAGGCCAGGCAGACAAGCAGGGCCGTCGTTGCGCCGTTGAAGCCGAAATATAAGAGGGGGTAGGTGAGTGCGTGGTTTGGCCGTTCTTCCGTGTGGGAAATCGACGCCAGGACTCCCCCGAGGGCCAACTGCAGGATCCCGCCGATCAAGACGGCATGGACATGCACGGTTCGCAACCATGAAGGGAGCGGCGTTCCATACACGAGTCCAAGCAGCGTGGCGGTCCCGGCGAGAGCGGCCAACAGCAGCCAGGAAAAACCGGTGAGCAGGAAGGCCAGCGGTGTGCAGCGGCGGCTCACCATCCGGGATCACCCGCAAGGAAATAGAAGTGATTCGTCGGTCCGGTGCCGTGTCCGATCGCCAGGCTATGACGGATAGCCTCCGTAAGGTACGTCTTGGCCGTTTGAACGGCATCGCCGACCGATTTGCCTCTGGCCAGATGTGCAGCGATGGCCGAAGCGAAGGTGCAGCCGGTGCCGTGCGTGTGCGGCGTATCTATGAATTCTCCTTTAAAGATATTGAAGAAGCGCCCGTCGTAGAGCAGGTCAGTCCCACGTTCAGCGATCAGATGGCCCCCTTTGATCAGGACGTGCCTGCAGCCGAATCCGTGAATGATTTTTGCCGCACGCCGCGCATCGGCGAGTGTCTTGATCTCGATGCCGGAAAGTTGCTGAGCTTCACGGATGTTCGGAGTCACGACCAATGCGAGGGGGAACAATTTGGTCTTGACGGCATCGATGGCCTCAGGCTGGAGCAACGTGTGGCCGCTTTTTGAAATCATGACGGGGTCGACCACCAGGTTGGTGACGCCCTGAGGTTGCAGCATTGCCGCGACGGTTTCGACGATGATGGCTGACGACAGCATGCCGGTCTTGACCGCCGAGACCTCAAAATCATCAAAGACGGCGTCGATCTGAGCGGCGACGACCGACGTCGGCAGTTCGAACACATCGGTCACTTCCTCGGTATTCTGGGCGGTAATCGCCGTGATGACCGACATACCGAACACTCCGTTCGCCGACATGGCCTTCAGATCGGCCTGGATTCCGGCGCCGCCGCCTGAATCCGATCCTGCAATCGTCAACACTTGTTTCAACGTCGTGCTCATACGGTCCAGTGCTCCGTCCCGTCAGGGATGCCCGCCCTTTATATACTCAGCTGAAGAATTCTGTCCAGCGATGGAAACGCGACGGATCAGCGGAAGATCAACGCGCCGATCAGGCGGCCCAGGGCATAGCCGAGGGGGATGAAGCCTGTCAGGAGAAGCGGCAGAATCACGAAGGCGAGAGCGCCTTGCGCGTCCGGATACCACAGTGTGGTGACCTGCACCCACGCGCTGATTCCGATCAATCCTAAACCGGTACAGATGACGGCCGTTGCCCGGCGGCGAATGAGCCGGCGATTGTCGGAAGAGGCCAGTCCAAGGTGAAACAGCGCGAAGACGGAAAACAAGACGAATGGGATTGCATTCAGCAGGCCGACCAGGAATAAGTTGTAGCCCGGAGCGAACAGATGAAGTTGAACCTGACGTACCCCCTGGGTCATCGAATGGCCGTGCTTCCACAGATCCACCGCAATCGATGCGAACCAGGGGATGCACAGGCCGAGAAGAATGCCTCCCCAGAATAAGATCGTCACGACGCGCGCCAGCCAGCGGTCCGATTCCTTGCCACGTACGGGCGTCATCGCCGAACCCCCCCGACCGTGTTCAGGGCATGGGCCGCGGCCTCACGCACGATGGGATCAGTATCGTGGCTCGCCTGTTCCAAGCCGGGAAGCGAATCTTTGGCATCGGGACCGATTTCCCCCAATGTCGTGGCTGCAAGATAGCGATGGAGGGGAAGAGGATCCCGCAATATGTCAGCGAGGACACCAACCGCGTCGCTCGCCAGCGGACCCAAACGCGCGAGACGGTGCAATGCGCCGTCTCGTTCATCCAGCGTTCGCAATTGAGCGATGAGAAGCTGGACGTCCGTGCGATCGATTCCCCCGCCTCGGTCCAGGGCGATCCGCGCCTGGGACGCGACCGATCGGTCGGAGTCCTGTTTCAATCTGTTGAGCGGAGCCACCGCACTCGCGGGAATGGGAACCGTGAATGCAAAATGAGAGGCAGCTTGGAACCGGACCATCGGAGCTTTGTCGAACAGCGCCGTCGTCAGCGCCGTGGCCACGTCGACGGACGGCAAACCGATGGCGCCGATCGCCGCGACAGCACGTTCGCGAACGGTGTCGTCCGTATCCCCCAGCATGCCGATCAGCGAGGGAATGGCAGGTTTTGCGAGCAGACCAAGCCTTCCCAGGACGGCACAGGCATTTCTTCGGACTTCTTCTCGGGGGTCGGCCAGAGCGGGCAGATAGCTCTGCATGACGGCTCGCGCCGAGGCCAGGTCTAAAAATCTCAGGGCATTGGCCGCAGCCGCGTTGAGGTTGGCATCGCGATGGTGGAGCGCCTGCTCGACGAGCGCCGGCACGGCGGGTCTGGCATCATCGCCGAGCGTGCCCAGCCAGTGTACCGCGAGGAGCTGCGCCTGCAGGTCGTTTCCGTGAAGATCTTCGATCAGCGCCGGCACCGCTCGGGAACCGGTGTGCTGCCAGTAGATCCATCCCAGGAGCGCCGCCAGGAGACCCAGCCCGCCGAGATTGAGGTAGACGGCTTTGAGAGTCATTTCAGGACGTCCGACTGACGTGAAGCATCGAAGGCGGGCCCAACCAACTCACACCGGCCACTTCTCCTCGTTCCATGCCATCTCCCAGAACATCCATTCATAGCGGGAACTGATGACGAACGATTCTTCCATGCGCCGCCGTTCCGCGAGACCGGCGTTCTTGGCCCATTGATCCACGCGCCGTCGCATCCATCGCTGAACTTCTGCAAACTCCGGTGAAGCATAGAGCATGAGCCAATTGCGATACGGATGCTGCTTGCCCGGAGGGCCATGCTTCAATAGATGCTGCCCCACCACGCAGTAGATCCAGGCGCAGGGAAGGGCGACCACCGTGATTTCTGCCGCAGAGCCCGATTGAGCGATCTGCAGCATATGCCTGGTATAGGCATAGTTCGTTGGAGCCATGGGGACGGTGGACATCTGTTTGGCGGTCATCTTCCAACGGCCCCCGTAACCTTCGTGCAGACTGCGCTCGACCGTAATCGTCTCTTCGGCCAGTTTGGCGAAGCGTAGCGCGGATTCCGAATCGGGCGCGCGCAACGCCGCGGCGGCGAATACACGGGACAAGTCAGCGAGGAAG
This window harbors:
- the tenA gene encoding thiaminase II; protein product: MSFTAHLRKLAAPIWNAQLTHPFVMELGSGALPERKFKYYILQDARFLADLSRVFAAAALRAPDSESALRFAKLAEETITVERSLHEGYGGRWKMTAKQMSTVPMAPTNYAYTRHMLQIAQSGSAAEITVVALPCAWIYCVVGQHLLKHGPPGKQHPYRNWLMLYASPEFAEVQRWMRRRVDQWAKNAGLAERRRMEESFVISSRYEWMFWEMAWNEEKWPV